A section of the Pseudorasbora parva isolate DD20220531a chromosome 2, ASM2467924v1, whole genome shotgun sequence genome encodes:
- the LOC137053514 gene encoding guanine nucleotide-binding protein G(I)/G(S)/G(O) subunit gamma-10-like — protein MSSNSAGSMLSLQKSVKQLRFEAGIRRIKVSQAATELKAFCLQNAHKDPLLMGVPSSDNPFRPPKSCALF, from the exons ATGTCGAGTAACAGCGCAGGCAGTATGTTGAGCCTGCAGAAAAGCGTCAAACAGCTGCGATTCGAAGCAGGAATTCGCAGAATTAAG GTTTCTCAAGCAGCGACAGAACTGAAGGCGTTCTGCTTGCAAAATGCCCATAAGGACCCACTCCTCATGGGGGTACCATCCAGCGACAACCCCTTCCGACCCCCCAAATCATGTGCACTCTTCTGA